agtaaatacttTGATTTTATAACCTTATACCTGAGACATAAAGTgtcaatctttaaaatattttgtagtttatatatttttattttagagatTGATACTTTATGGCAGTCACCTATGTTCTACCTTCTTGTTCAGCAAAATAatctgtttgttatttttaggaAATCACAGAGAAGAAATACAAGCATTTACCCATTGACTGGGCATTAAAAACCAAAGTTAGATTAATGTCTCCTAAACCCTTTGCCTGGACTGCAAAGCTGAAAGCCAGTGAAGAGGCCTCAGGAACCACAGGGTAAGAATATACAATAGTAAAATggcattataaatacataaatatacatatatacgggacaaataacactgattgatttagcctcgatgtaagtgcgagacttgtgttacgagatactaactcaacgatactatatcttataataataaatacttacatagataaacatccaagacccagaccaatcaggaaaagttcttttgtcatcacgccctgaccgggattcgaacccgggacctccgatgtcacagacaagagtactaccgctgcgccacagaggccgtcatttaAGTTAATCTTGCTTGTATAGTAAAATAACAAGTTTAAAGCATTCTCAAACGATAGCTGATATGAATTGATTTGCTTTGAAAGATCAACTCTAATTCTTACACGAAATGCATGATTTGTTACTGACGTGATACAAGTTACattcttatatataatcacatcccttgtggagtaggcagagcaaaaagtcttgaaaagactaaaaggccacattaACATACTTAATGCCTTATGGGGTGGACAAAGCGAAAAGTTTATGACCACCTTCAGCTCTATGGCTTTATTACGAAAtcgagattcaactagtgacaggttgctagcctattaccttcaagaagaatcctgTATATAATATTCTGTGCTTTCACTTGTCTTCTTACTACAGTCCACAcacatttaaaaagattttctcGTCTTTTCAACAGTTTCGTTCGTTGTCTTGACACTACCTCATCCCCAACCCTGGACACGTCTCCTCGGGCGTTATTTCACCAGACATGCCTGTACTGGCAACACCCACACCTCCCCTGGCTGGACTTATATCCGAGGTCGTCGGGGAAGGTGGCTGCGACTAGCTTCATGGCGACCAATGAGGAAGTGAAGCAGGCTTTGCTTAGGGAGTGGACAGAGAGTTTTAGGTCTCTGTTTCAGGTAagaatatttgtatttcattgttattaataaattatgttaacaACAGACGTGCCTGTTTTAAatgtctatatttttttacttattctgTTTATTCGTTTTAACTTTATTCTACAAAATACAAAGCGGACTTATCTACCAGGCAACCATTTTACTtcacaaaacaatataattatatttaaaaaagaaatatctaaAATCCGTTTAGTAGTTTTATCGTGAAAGAGTAAGAAACAAATGTTAGTAGTATTTGCGAAATGAATATAATCGACTTAGCTGttcaaaaactcaattatTGCATCTCATGTGTTATACATATAGAGTATTCCTTCATGTATGTAGCAATAGGTATTCATCTTGatgatattgtaaaaaaaatgatttttctaTAACATGAACATTTTACAGTTATTACGCGCACTACACTGCCCGTACTTCTACGTGTGCGCGAACACGTTCACGTGCCTGTTCCGCGCGGCCGGCCTGTGCGGGGACTCGCAGCCCTGCGCGCTCGTCGCGCCCACCACCAGGGGCTTCCGGCAGACTCTCAGGCAGGAAGGTCAGTCTCCCTCGCACACTCCCTCCCTCCCTCTCTCTCATGTCAAGATACAGCCCTAGTCAACCtttgattacaataaaaatagcacAATCAAATAAACCTCTCTTTTTAACCGCCGTCAAAAAAAGGGAATCGCTGTCACGATGTTGATGTGGTTTTCAGGgaagtgtttgttacatttaaaaaaagtttatagaaATTTAACTTCCAAATAGGTGGATATCGATTAGGGGTgggttctctttttacaaaagttatactTATTCTGAAATATGGTTACATATTTTGTTGTACAAGATAATATAGGTAGATAGTTAATGTTTAGTTTACAGAACATAGCAACATTTTTGAGGATGGCTTCAAACCTTTGGTCCACTAAAGACAATGAGTTAGAGCTCAATCAATGCCATAAGTCTATTTTAGCAAGTCTTGTAAGAAAGTTTATCTAAGTGAGCTCCTTTTTTCACAGACGTGGAATTCACAATGCCCTTACGGccagacaataaaaaaaaactgaacacGTCGGAGGAGGAACGCAGGAACTCTTCCTTCGACAGTTGCTACGATACAATGGATGAAAAGACGCAGGACAAAGAGAACGAGGGTTCTGGAGACGAGGACCCCGACCAGTTTCTGTCGCAGCTCGGACTGGAGACAGACCTTTTGAagaagatcaataatacacaggTAGGTCAGGTTACAGGTTTATTGTGCAACTTCGTGTTATACCTTGTCCAGTGCCGCTGCTGTGACGTTCTATgcatgttatgttatgtttcgTGAAAATCAGGTTTTGAATACGTCGTTAACCCTTTGACCGCCGTGGACACCTTTAGGCGTCCAGCGGAAACTGTCTTGAGACGCCGACGACTTCTTAAGTAGCCGAGATTCGTAtcacattcaaacaaaaaaaaactttactttAATACTaatcttattgaaataatatcgATAGGTAGCTTGATTATTCGTCAAACTTTGGTTTAACCGAGGCggaatgaagaaaaaatataaaaacacccatttaaagcttaatttacaattacctaaaatttaatgaaaatacacTATCAAGTAGCGCCAACGACACCTTTAAGTGTCGCGTAGTGACGGGaaattgtagtttttttacaagtacctacatttaatGTTCCTTATGTTATTGTAGTGGGTATTCATTGAAGCATGTTTCTATTGCTCTCAGTTATATGAGATCTGAACTAGTCGTAGTACTGTCATTGCCTAAATATGGAAGAAGAGAGGCCATCTTCGCCGTCGATATTATTCGGATTCTCAAGTCGTAAAAGAAAGTATAGAGAAACAGAAAATTCTAATAATAAGCAGACACAAACAGAATACACTATTACAGACACTATGGTGTACagaaaaactacaaaagaaggaaatatttcttattctaCTCGTCATTTGCCCGATGTTAATTTCGACGATAGAAGACCGTCCGATAAAAGGAATGAAGACTTTGCAAGGTTGGTGGCTTTTGAATTAGAGCGTTTGCCGGAAAACAAACGTTCAAATGCATATCcgcaaattttaaatcttataagaTTGTTGAGAGGGGACCCAGATTTGGACCAAGTCATAGAATTTGTACCAATCCAAAGTGAAAGTGAAGGAGAAGAAACGGAAGAAGAACAATCAATACCACTCAATATAGCTCTGTAATAATTGTTAATCGtcggtaataaataaatattaatgttgttGAAGTTTCGTATACAAGagtgttttatatataataataaataataatatattaatttcctaAACCTCTAAATATTTAGcatcataaataattattaagtaacgaaattattcatctttttcgtaaaatctcaatattataattatataccttcattttatcgataaaaattACGGACGTTTCtagataattttacaattaacgTCCCCTATACGCCACGGACACCTTTAGGCGCCCGCTTGTGACGTCAGAAGCGAAAGCAATTTATCGACTAGTGCTTGCAAGATGTgggtagaaaaataaataaaatatatcgaaATACCCGTGAATCATTTGTTGGTTTATATTCATATTGTATGTAGCATTTCCTGtggataaaattaactttacgATGGAAAATGACGATCTTATTGCAATTCTGGAAGGAGTGGAGAATGTCGAACAATTTATTGCTATTTCTGATGAAGATTCAGATCTATCAGATTTTGAGGTAAGTTTCAGTAATTACTTACACTCGTATTCATAAAACTTGTCAAATGTTTAATAAGCCTTCTTTAGCTAAAGTATGTTTTGTCCTTAcctcacatttaaaaattttacgttGAAAGAAAGTGACAAAACGTACTTTAGTTAAAATAGGCTTATTAAAcgtttgataattttattgaataaggaggttataaattaatagctACATATATGACTAttacttttttcattatacctacttaatgtaGAAGTGTTTTTTAGGACCCGACTACTGAGGAAAGTCAAAACATTTCTGCTGGAGAATATAGTTTTCAATGGTCGTCCGAAGCCTTCGAAATTAAAAACGAGCCGTTTGATGATTTTTTAGCGGTATTTCGCCGTCAATGATTTCGTCGGTCTCATCAGAATTggatatttagataaaattacaCTACTAAGTAGGTAATCGGAATTTACCGCTATCATAATTTTATCGTGCTCGTGGACAACACtatcgatttaataaattatctccGAAAAGATACACCACTGACGCCACGGACGACTAAAGGAGTCGCCTAGTGATGTGAAAAATCGATGTCATTGAAATCatttaaaaggtttttttatgtgtttatatatttgaattgcattatttttggttaaaatcaAGTAATATGTATTGTTTGATGTTTATGTGTGGTaacgggaaaaattaaacaaggaataaataaggttcgttttttttttaatattttttcgataACTATTTACCCAACCCTATCCTCAAAGTGCCGCCGTTTTCGCAAAAAGTACCCGTGGCGTCGGTGACACGTTTGTCGGTTTTGCTTATGGCGGTCAAAGGGTTAAAATATCCAGATTGATAATCCCATTTATCGTCATCGTCACCTAAATATGCCATTCAATGTTACAAATGTTTTCCCtttatttcacataaaaacatttcgtaattttttatgaaagcgCAAGAATTTCTAATCATAAAAACGTCTCCCGCAGGCGCGCATAACCCACAACGCGGAGAGCAGCGTGGACAGCGCCGCGGAGTCGCTGGTCCTCGTGCGGGGGGCGGACGCTCAGGCGTTCTTCAACTTCCTGCTCAACTGCAAGTCTCTAGTGAGCCCCACCGGCCCCACGGCGGGGGTGCCGCCCACGCTGCTCGCGCCCACCGCCTTCCACGGCGGCACGCTGCAGTCGCTCAAGGTGAGTATACACAGGCGCTGCTCGACAAATGCTGAGAGGCCAAATGACCCCCCCATTTTGGTACAAAAGTTGTTATTGGTTAATGTTTCTgttctatatatgtatgtatacaaggTGTAACGGAAAGGGGGTTATCATAAAAAGTGGGTGGATACTATACCTTAAATAGATTCTTCCTACTGCTACTGCTGGTCCTTATCACCATGTTCATAAATGcatgtcaataaaatttcgcaataaaatgtatttatttaaatgtaaacaaacgtGGCAAATCACTATTGGGTCAACATCCCCAATTCAAAACAACACACACACTAAGACACTATCGATGTACACTAAAACACTAAACTCCTCACTCGTCATTTTCTCCTGGTACCGTCGGCGACCTAAGTCGTAGGTAGCCGCTTTGTCGGCGCCGTCAAAGAGATCGCGGCAAGGCGGCGAACGTTTGACGAAGattctaaaacaaacaaataagactCGTTTACTTAATCAATAAGAATCATTTTGCTTTGACAGAGGTACGTCGTTTAAGACATTCAAtcgatttgaaaatattcgcatgaaatgcaaaagaaataataattacctacatacataaaaccacgactttttcccggagggatagacagagactacatttttccacgatctctgcataagtacttccttcgcttcatccacattcataactcttcatgcaagctaataaataattacctacattacaaaataaattggtaaCTAAGTCAAAGAAAGATTGAAAACCTACATACCTTTCAAAGGGTTCAAAACGTCGACCTCCTTCTTGGATGCAC
This is a stretch of genomic DNA from Amyelois transitella isolate CPQ chromosome 5, ilAmyTran1.1, whole genome shotgun sequence. It encodes these proteins:
- the LOC106134512 gene encoding protein downstream neighbor of son homolog; protein product: MEPTSPWKKPNEVMQLHKMKRRKKALQERMRQPLPSTSEETKEGRTEIDLNFSRLINGDKRKNPFSKNNSKDKKMKLERESPQDESNDRTLFAILNLPAKVEKPVQDLDTEKLSTFSNLLQKFTAEHSVEPEITEKKYKHLPIDWALKTKVRLMSPKPFAWTAKLKASEEASGTTGFVRCLDTTSSPTLDTSPRALFHQTCLYWQHPHLPWLDLYPRSSGKVAATSFMATNEEVKQALLREWTESFRSLFQLLRALHCPYFYVCANTFTCLFRAAGLCGDSQPCALVAPTTRGFRQTLRQEDVEFTMPLRPDNKKKLNTSEEERRNSSFDSCYDTMDEKTQDKENEGSGDEDPDQFLSQLGLETDLLKKINNTQARITHNAESSVDSAAESLVLVRGADAQAFFNFLLNCKSLVSPTGPTAGVPPTLLAPTAFHGGTLQSLKVRENTLHCDNKKYYSIEMRGPILPTAVHTLFDVLRTSSSAQFSATFAHHQPTLAFSWAAQGISEDESSKDKEPNLFSKAFNKENLSDCGISETMLQHFCSPDPSLVKSLDSVKYNPEDDTYTW